A part of Pseudomonadota bacterium genomic DNA contains:
- a CDS encoding cysteine desulfurase family protein: protein MAAVVTYLDYNASAPMKPAVREAVAESLEWIGNPSSVHSFGRAVREKVEAARQRVADLVSVKPERVLFTSGATEANHLALQGAGPKRHFISAVEHDSIRKVMPEAEILPVDANGVLDLAALESALAKDPRPVLVSVMAANNETGVIEPITQAAKIVHAHGSYLLCDAVQTVGRVPVALAKLEADYLTLSGHKFGGPTGVGALVLGEGAPYTAPVAGGGQERGRRPGTENVPGIAGFAVAARLAAEDLAAYRNLTSLRDRLEEGVLAVAKEAKIFGKHAPRLANTSSVLMPGVASETQVMAFDLAGIAVSAGAACSSGKVEPSHVLLAMGASPKEAGATIRVSLGWATEAFHVERFVSEWKAIYTRSRARRVVAA, encoded by the coding sequence ATGGCGGCCGTCGTCACATATCTCGACTACAATGCCTCGGCGCCGATGAAGCCCGCCGTCCGCGAGGCGGTTGCGGAATCGCTGGAATGGATCGGCAACCCTTCTTCCGTTCATAGTTTCGGGCGCGCCGTACGGGAAAAGGTCGAGGCGGCGCGCCAGCGCGTTGCCGATCTCGTCTCGGTGAAGCCGGAGAGGGTCCTCTTCACGAGCGGGGCGACGGAGGCGAACCACCTCGCCCTGCAAGGCGCCGGCCCGAAGCGCCACTTCATTTCAGCTGTCGAGCACGATTCGATCCGCAAGGTAATGCCGGAAGCGGAAATTCTACCGGTAGATGCGAACGGCGTTCTCGATCTTGCCGCCCTCGAATCCGCCTTGGCGAAGGACCCGCGGCCGGTGCTCGTCTCCGTCATGGCGGCGAACAACGAAACCGGTGTTATCGAACCGATAACGCAGGCGGCAAAGATCGTTCATGCCCACGGGTCCTATCTGCTTTGCGACGCGGTTCAGACGGTTGGCCGGGTGCCGGTGGCGCTTGCCAAGCTTGAGGCCGATTACCTGACCCTTTCCGGCCACAAGTTCGGCGGACCGACGGGGGTGGGCGCCCTTGTGCTGGGCGAAGGCGCGCCCTACACGGCGCCCGTCGCGGGTGGCGGGCAGGAACGCGGCCGCCGGCCCGGCACCGAAAACGTGCCCGGCATCGCAGGCTTTGCCGTCGCGGCCCGCCTGGCGGCCGAGGATCTAGCGGCCTATCGGAATCTGACCTCCCTTCGCGACCGCTTGGAGGAAGGCGTTCTTGCCGTGGCGAAGGAAGCGAAGATTTTCGGCAAGCACGCGCCCAGACTTGCGAACACGTCCTCCGTTCTCATGCCCGGCGTCGCTTCGGAAACCCAGGTCATGGCCTTCGATCTCGCCGGGATCGCGGTCAGCGCAGGGGCTGCCTGCTCGTCGGGGAAGGTCGAGCCCTCCCACGTCTTGTTGGCGATGGGGGCAAGTCCGAAGGAAGCTGGCGCCACCATTCGCGTAAGCCTGGGCTGGGCGACGGAGGCTTTCCATGTCGAGCGTTTCGTGAGCGAATGGAAGGCAATCTATACGCGCAGCCGCGCCCGTCGGGTGGTGGCCGCCTGA
- a CDS encoding Rrf2 family transcriptional regulator: MRLTTKGRYAVTAMVDLASFGTEMPVALSEIASRQEISLSYLEQLFGKLRRAGIVRSVRGPGGGYLLAHPRDKIRVSDIIFAVDEPIRATRCKLGSPAGCRQDRGRCITHDLWDELGNHIHLFLNAVSLDDVCEKRILGMSGKVHREAMAEETKLKLLADVVKLKQVAE; the protein is encoded by the coding sequence ATGAGGCTCACCACGAAAGGCCGCTACGCCGTGACCGCGATGGTCGATCTTGCGAGCTTCGGCACGGAGATGCCCGTAGCACTTTCCGAGATTGCCTCGCGCCAGGAAATTTCGCTTTCCTATCTCGAACAGTTGTTCGGCAAGCTTCGCCGCGCCGGAATCGTCCGCAGCGTACGCGGCCCGGGCGGGGGCTATTTGCTCGCCCATCCACGCGACAAGATCCGCGTTTCCGACATCATCTTCGCGGTGGACGAGCCGATCCGCGCCACGCGCTGCAAGCTGGGCTCGCCCGCCGGCTGCCGGCAGGACAGGGGGCGCTGCATCACCCACGATCTATGGGATGAGCTCGGCAATCACATTCATCTTTTCTTGAACGCGGTTTCGCTGGACGACGTTTGCGAAAAGCGCATTCTTGGAATGAGCGGAAAAGTTCATCGGGAAGCGATGGCCGAAGAAACAAAGCTCAAGCTTCTTGCCGATGTCGTCAAGCTGAAGCAGGTGGCGGAGTAA
- the cysE gene encoding serine O-acetyltransferase, with protein sequence MATHSITSDLAMFKNLLEEIDAILARDPAARSRLEVILAYPGFHAVRLHRLSHWLWRYKFYLLGRLLSQFGRFLTGIEIHPGAKIGRRFFVDHGMGVVIGETSKIGNDVTLYHSVTLGGTLTGKGKRHPTLQDRVIVGSGAQILGPVTIGEGARVGSNAVVLKDVPAGVTMVGVPARIVAARETSQPNAFCAYGTPSANLPDPAIGAIDGLHGQLNALAERVARLEARLSAEAAAAEANDERQIVGKTS encoded by the coding sequence ATAGCAACACATTCTATCACGTCGGACTTGGCCATGTTCAAGAATCTGCTTGAAGAAATCGATGCCATCCTAGCCCGCGACCCTGCGGCCCGCTCCCGCCTTGAGGTTATTCTTGCCTATCCCGGTTTCCACGCCGTCCGGCTGCACCGGCTCTCCCATTGGTTGTGGAGGTATAAATTCTACCTTCTCGGCCGGCTGCTCTCCCAGTTTGGGCGGTTCCTGACCGGTATTGAAATTCACCCTGGGGCCAAAATCGGCAGGCGTTTCTTCGTGGATCACGGAATGGGGGTGGTGATCGGGGAAACCTCCAAAATCGGCAACGACGTAACCCTATACCATAGCGTGACCCTGGGCGGCACGCTGACCGGAAAGGGCAAGCGTCACCCCACTCTCCAGGATCGCGTCATCGTTGGATCCGGAGCGCAAATTCTAGGACCCGTCACGATCGGCGAGGGGGCCCGCGTCGGATCGAACGCCGTCGTGCTCAAAGACGTGCCGGCTGGGGTGACGATGGTCGGCGTGCCGGCGCGCATCGTCGCTGCGCGGGAAACAAGCCAACCGAACGCGTTCTGCGCTTACGGAACACCTTCCGCCAACCTGCCGGATCCGGCGATCGGGGCGATTGACGGCCTGCACGGGCAATTGAACGCGCTGGCCGAGCGCGTCGCCAGGCTTGAGGCACGCTTGAGCGCCGAGGCAGCAGCGGCAGAAGCGAACGACGAACGGCAAATCGTGGGGAAAACGTCATGA
- a CDS encoding alpha/beta hydrolase — protein MPEVIFNGPEGRLEGLYHHPKQEETAPIALLLHPYPQQGGTMNNRVIYRMYQAFTRQGFSTLRFNFRGVGRSQGDFDNGTGELSDAAAALDWMQSQNPGASQCWVAGFSFGAWIGMQLLMRRPEISSFISVALPVNLFDFNFLAPCPASGLIVHGRQDEVVPEEAVAKLANKLAHQKGIKIDYRVIPGADHLFSSKLDPLIKNVESYLKSAMEA, from the coding sequence ATGCCGGAGGTCATTTTCAACGGCCCGGAAGGCCGGCTGGAGGGGCTTTACCACCACCCCAAGCAGGAGGAGACCGCGCCGATCGCGCTTTTGCTTCATCCCTATCCCCAGCAAGGCGGTACGATGAACAATCGTGTCATCTACCGGATGTATCAGGCCTTTACGCGGCAGGGCTTTTCGACGCTTCGATTCAATTTTCGCGGAGTCGGCCGCTCGCAGGGAGACTTCGACAACGGCACCGGCGAATTGAGCGACGCGGCGGCGGCCCTCGACTGGATGCAGAGTCAAAACCCGGGCGCCTCTCAGTGCTGGGTGGCGGGCTTTTCTTTCGGCGCCTGGATCGGCATGCAGCTTCTGATGCGCCGGCCTGAGATTTCCAGCTTCATCTCCGTAGCGCTCCCCGTCAATCTGTTCGATTTCAACTTTCTGGCCCCCTGCCCCGCGTCCGGCCTCATCGTCCACGGTCGGCAGGACGAAGTCGTCCCGGAGGAAGCCGTCGCCAAGCTTGCGAACAAGCTTGCGCACCAGAAGGGGATCAAGATCGACTACCGGGTCATTCCGGGCGCCGATCATCTGTTCAGCTCGAAGCTCGACCCATTGATCAAGAACGTCGAAAGCTATCTGAAAAGCGCGATGGAAGCCTAA
- a CDS encoding anhydro-N-acetylmuramic acid kinase, which yields MEDFEPIWALGLMSGTSMDGIDAALLYTDGERVAGHGLAATQPYGAAFRERLRGVLGSRGGKGKIRQVAEELTQMHAKAALELIEVSPLEAADVAVLGFHGHTILHAPKKHRTVQIGDGELLARLTGIDVVCDFRSADIAAGGEGAPLTPLYHQARAQDLERPLAVLNLGGVANVTWIGAGGALLAFDTGPGNALIDDWAVARTGQPFDRNGKLAHRGKANEAFLQSFLEDPYFWRSPPKSLDRNAFTIKSLDGLSPEDGSATLTALTARTVALAAERYFPSPVERWLVTGGGRRNPALMGMLRDCINAEVAPVEIVGWNGDSLEAEAFAFLAVRSLRGLPLTLPSTTGVARPATGGVFHAAPKR from the coding sequence ATGGAAGACTTCGAACCGATCTGGGCGCTTGGGCTTATGAGCGGCACGTCGATGGATGGGATCGACGCGGCCCTTCTCTATACGGACGGCGAACGGGTCGCCGGTCACGGGCTTGCCGCCACGCAGCCCTACGGGGCGGCCTTCCGCGAACGGTTGCGGGGTGTGCTTGGGAGCAGAGGGGGAAAGGGAAAAATCCGGCAGGTCGCCGAAGAACTCACGCAAATGCACGCCAAGGCCGCGCTGGAACTCATTGAGGTATCCCCCCTTGAGGCTGCCGACGTCGCCGTTCTTGGATTCCACGGCCATACGATTCTGCACGCGCCGAAGAAGCACCGCACCGTCCAGATTGGCGATGGGGAATTGCTGGCCAGGCTCACCGGCATCGACGTCGTTTGCGATTTTCGATCGGCCGATATTGCCGCCGGCGGCGAAGGGGCGCCCTTGACACCCCTTTACCACCAGGCGCGCGCGCAAGACCTCGAACGCCCACTGGCCGTGCTTAACCTTGGCGGTGTTGCGAATGTCACTTGGATAGGCGCCGGCGGCGCGCTGCTTGCCTTCGACACTGGCCCCGGCAACGCTCTCATCGATGACTGGGCGGTGGCGCGGACGGGTCAGCCCTTCGATCGCAACGGAAAGCTTGCCCACCGGGGGAAGGCGAACGAGGCTTTTCTGCAGAGTTTCCTGGAAGACCCCTATTTCTGGCGGTCGCCGCCGAAATCGCTGGACCGGAACGCCTTCACAATCAAATCCTTGGATGGGCTTTCGCCGGAGGATGGCAGCGCAACGCTTACCGCCCTGACGGCGAGGACCGTGGCGCTGGCCGCCGAACGGTATTTCCCCTCGCCGGTCGAGCGCTGGCTGGTGACCGGCGGCGGACGGCGCAACCCGGCGCTGATGGGCATGCTTCGCGATTGCATCAACGCGGAAGTGGCGCCGGTTGAGATCGTCGGCTGGAACGGGGATTCGCTCGAAGCCGAAGCCTTCGCCTTCCTCGCCGTTCGTTCGCTTCGGGGGCTTCCCTTGACGCTGCCTTCGACGACCGGCGTCGCGCGCCCGGCAACGGGCGGCGTCTTTCACGCCGCGCCGAAGCGTTAG